In Chloroflexota bacterium, the sequence GATGGGAACTTCTCCGCGCGTCGGTGGATCGCCCTGCTCTCATCGCTCGCCCTGGTAGCCCTGACCGGCTCCACCACCGGGCTCGCGAGCCAGGCCCTCGCGCCGCAGGCGCTCCGGTGCCCAGGGCGCACCCTTCCCGACCCGCCGGAGCGCTGGCGTTGGCAATGGCAGTGGGAGGTCCTGGACTCGTATGCGTTCCCGGGGCCCCCAGGCGATGATGGCCCCTGGGCCGTCGCCCTGGACGCTTCGTGCAACCTGTACGTGGCGGACGCGCAAAACAATCAGGTGGTGAAGCTGTCGCCAGACGGCGATGTCCTGGCTCGCTGGCCCACTCCGCACGGCAGCCTCGGCGAATCGAGCAGCCCGCGCGGCGTCGCCGTCGACGCCCAGGGGAACGTTTACGTCAGCGATTCACCCCGCAACCACGTGCTGAAGCTCGACCCTGCAGGGAACGTCGTCGCGACATGGGGAGCTTGCACACCATCGGCCGAGAATCGTTTTTGTGACCCGACTCAACCGGGGCTGTTCGTCGATCCGCAGGGCATCGCCGTGGACGGCTCGGGCGCCGTGTACGTGGTCGAGGTGGCCGGAAATCGAATCCAGAAGCTCACGTCTGACGGCCAGCCGATCGCCGTATGGGAGATGCGCGGTCGGGCACCCGGCGACCTCTGGATCCTCGGGAGCCCAGCCCTCGACCTCGACGGCAATCTCTACGTGCCCGACGAGTACAACAACCGGGTGCTGAAGTTCTCACCCGATGGCGCGCTCCTGGCCCAGATTGGCGGGGGCCCCGACGCGAGCCCCGAGCCCGGCCGTTTCCACGGGCCGCGCGGCGTCGCCGTCGATCAGGCGGGCAACATCTATGTGAGCGACCGAGACAATTGGCGGGTGCAGAAGCTCGCGCCGGACGGCACGTTCATCGACCAGTGGCGTCACTGCCTGGACGCGCCGTCCTGCCAGTTTCCCGACGCGGGCGATGGCCCAGGAGAATTCTTCGCCGCGCGCGGCCTGTCGGTGGACGGTCAGGGCAACCTCTACGTCGCAGACACAGCCAACAAGCGCGTCCAGCGCCTCATCGCCGTGGCAGTGCCGGTTCCCGACGACCAGCTCCCATAACTCGCGGCGCTGCAGCGGGCCAATCGACCCGACAGGACACTGACAGACTGAACCGCCGCGCGCCGACAGACAGCCGACCCGTCGGACGTACTCGCGACCGGTCAGAAGGCGCCGTCCTTCGTCTCCCTGATGGCGATGAGCCCAATCAGCGTCAGCGCGCAGGCGCCGGCGAGGTAGAGTCCGACAAACTCGAGCCCGTAGCGCTGCGCGAGCCAGGTGGCGATGTAGGGCGCAAGCGAGGCGCCGATGATGCCCGCGAGATTGAACGTGACCGAGCTGCCGGTGTATCGCACGCGGGTCGGGAACAACTCGGACAGCATCGTGCCGAGCGGGCCATACGTCATGCCCATCAGCGAAAGCCCGACGACGAGCGTCGCCACCGCGCCCGCGAACCCCGATGAGAGGAGCGGCTCCATGGCGAAGCTGAAAGCGGCGATCCCGAGGGTGACCCACAATAGGGTGCTTCGACGGCCGCGCGTCGCGATGGTCGCGCTGATGGGGATCGTGATGGCGAAGCACACGACGCCGATGAGCTGGATGAGGAGGAAGCTGGTCCGGCTGTATCCCAGCGCCGTCGTGCCCCAGGAGAGGGTGAAGACGGTCATCAGGTAGAAGAGGACGAACGTCGTCAGCGAGGCGAGCGTGCCGCGCACCACAGCCCCGAAGTGGTCGCGAAACACGACCAGCAGGGGGACCCGCACTCGCCCCTCGCGACTGAGTGCGTCGCGAAAGGCCGGCGTCTCGGCGATGGTGAGGCGCACGTAGAGGCCGACAGCGACGAGCGCCACGCTGGCCAAAAAGGGCAGCCGCCAGCCGAAGGCGAAAAACTGATCGTCGGAGAGCGCGCCGGAGAGGCCGAGAAACAGGCTGCTGGAGATGAAGAAGCCGGCCGGCGCGCCGAGTTGCGGGAACATCCCGTACCATGCCCGACGGCCCGCGGGCGCGTTTTCGACGGCGAGGAGGACGGCGCCGCCCCACTCCCCGCCGAGCCCGAGCCCCTGTCCGAACCGGCAGAGCGCGAGCAGGGCCGGCGCCGCGACGCCGATGACCGCGTATGGCGGCAGGATGCCGATGAGGAACGTCGAGATCCCCATCGTGAGGAGCGCGGCAACCAGCGTCGTCTTGCGCCCGACTCGGTCGCCGAAGTGGCCAAAAAGGGCCGAGCCGATGGGTCGCGCGAGGAAGGCG encodes:
- a CDS encoding MFS transporter — its product is MIGTTIEYFDFYIYGTAAVIVFPQMFFPATDPAAAILASLATFAIAFLARPIGSALFGHFGDRVGRKTTLVAALLTMGISTFLIGILPPYAVIGVAAPALLALCRFGQGLGLGGEWGGAVLLAVENAPAGRRAWYGMFPQLGAPAGFFISSSLFLGLSGALSDDQFFAFGWRLPFLASVALVAVGLYVRLTIAETPAFRDALSREGRVRVPLLVVFRDHFGAVVRGTLASLTTFVLFYLMTVFTLSWGTTALGYSRTSFLLIQLIGVVCFAITIPISATIATRGRRSTLLWVTLGIAAFSFAMEPLLSSGFAGAVATLVVGLSLMGMTYGPLGTMLSELFPTRVRYTGSSVTFNLAGIIGASLAPYIATWLAQRYGLEFVGLYLAGACALTLIGLIAIRETKDGAF